A DNA window from Fibrobacter sp. UWB4 contains the following coding sequences:
- a CDS encoding fibrobacter succinogenes major paralogous domain-containing protein produces the protein MHISFIVFVILAVAIVGISGYCMGKHVNKISEQESTNAKNTVSHEDCLVKNIGMFNYGAFMDTRDGETYHTVQIGDQIWMVENLRFKAAGSYAPNNDESNVKKFGRLYTWTTALDIPPEYSEQSPANDIEMYNKVKERNYQGIAPEGWHIPSRKEWETLLSVLKSKTDGRELRSECFWHKPGDDTFGFFALPAGYRFDNGAFCHFGRRARFWTKDEYGKTNAFRVSLTDNSVDIEGVYRSDAISVRCVKNV, from the coding sequence ATGCATATTTCATTCATCGTCTTCGTGATACTCGCCGTTGCAATCGTTGGCATTTCAGGTTATTGCATGGGAAAACACGTCAATAAAATAAGCGAACAAGAATCCACCAATGCCAAAAACACTGTTTCCCATGAAGACTGCCTTGTCAAAAATATCGGAATGTTCAACTACGGAGCGTTCATGGACACGCGTGATGGCGAGACCTACCACACCGTTCAAATCGGAGATCAAATCTGGATGGTCGAAAACTTGCGATTCAAAGCCGCAGGGAGCTACGCGCCCAACAACGATGAATCGAACGTAAAAAAATTCGGGCGTCTTTACACATGGACAACGGCTCTCGATATTCCTCCTGAGTATAGCGAACAGTCTCCTGCAAATGACATCGAAATGTACAACAAAGTTAAAGAACGGAATTATCAGGGCATCGCCCCAGAAGGATGGCATATTCCAAGCCGTAAGGAATGGGAAACTCTGCTCAGCGTCTTAAAATCCAAAACAGACGGACGAGAACTGCGCAGCGAATGTTTCTGGCACAAGCCCGGTGATGATACGTTTGGATTCTTCGCACTGCCGGCAGGTTACCGTTTTGACAACGGAGCGTTCTGCCACTTCGGTAGGCGAGCACGATTCTGGACAAAAGATGAATACGGCAAGACGAACGCATTCCGCGTGAGCCTCACCGACAATTCAGTTGACATCGAGGGCGTTTATCGATCCGACGCCATATCCGTGCGTTGCGTGAAGAACGTGTAG
- the pepT gene encoding peptidase T — protein MNIQERFLKYVSFTTTSDESSESCPSTHQQLELAKYLANELESIGLEQVKMDENGYVYGLLPATEGRENDTPIGFISHMDTSPDFSGVNPKPQIIEDYDGEDVLLKGSGAVLKVEDFPTLKWLKGRTLITTDGTTLLGADDKAGIAEIVTAMEELIKTDRHAESRGYENLSGHGDIWICFTPDEEIGRGADRLDLDYFKAKYAYTVDGGYEGEIAYENFNAASATFKIYGKGVHPGEAKGIMKNASLMAAEIAMALPESETPATTEGHEGFYHLTDMQGDVSEATLNYIVRDHDQAHFEDRQKFLKEIAEKFNKKFGEGTVKLELKHSYSNMLQIIEKNPKVLIRARTAIESVGIPAVSDPVRGGTDGAKLSFMGLPCPNLGTGGYGYHGPFEHVTVEGMKTVVKIIKKIAESRE, from the coding sequence ATGAATATCCAGGAACGCTTTTTAAAGTACGTGAGTTTCACGACCACGTCTGATGAATCCAGCGAAAGTTGCCCAAGTACACACCAGCAGCTCGAACTTGCAAAATACCTTGCAAACGAACTCGAAAGTATCGGACTTGAGCAAGTCAAAATGGACGAAAACGGCTACGTCTACGGACTTTTGCCCGCTACCGAAGGTCGAGAAAACGATACCCCTATCGGCTTTATCAGCCACATGGACACGTCACCAGACTTCTCGGGCGTGAACCCCAAACCGCAAATCATCGAAGACTACGATGGCGAAGACGTCTTGCTCAAAGGTTCTGGTGCCGTGCTCAAGGTCGAGGACTTCCCGACCCTCAAATGGCTTAAAGGTCGTACACTCATCACGACCGACGGAACAACGCTCCTCGGTGCAGACGACAAGGCCGGCATCGCAGAAATCGTAACCGCCATGGAAGAACTCATCAAAACAGACCGACACGCCGAAAGCCGCGGTTACGAGAACCTTTCGGGGCACGGCGACATCTGGATCTGCTTCACGCCGGACGAAGAAATCGGACGCGGCGCCGACCGCCTGGACCTGGACTATTTCAAGGCAAAATACGCCTACACAGTCGATGGCGGCTACGAAGGTGAAATCGCTTACGAAAATTTCAACGCCGCAAGCGCCACGTTCAAGATTTACGGCAAGGGTGTACATCCCGGCGAGGCAAAAGGCATCATGAAAAACGCAAGCCTCATGGCGGCCGAAATCGCGATGGCACTTCCAGAAAGCGAAACGCCAGCGACAACCGAAGGTCACGAAGGATTTTACCATCTGACCGACATGCAGGGCGACGTGAGCGAAGCGACTCTCAACTACATTGTTCGCGACCACGATCAAGCCCACTTTGAGGACCGCCAAAAGTTTTTAAAAGAAATCGCTGAAAAATTCAATAAAAAATTTGGTGAGGGCACCGTTAAACTAGAACTGAAGCATTCCTACAGCAACATGCTTCAGATCATCGAAAAAAATCCAAAAGTCCTCATACGCGCTCGAACCGCCATTGAATCTGTGGGCATTCCTGCAGTAAGCGACCCAGTTCGTGGCGGAACCGATGGAGCAAAGCTCAGCTTTATGGGACTCCCCTGCCCGAATCTCGGCACAGGCGGCTACGGTTACCACGGGCCATTTGAACACGTGACCGTCGAAGGCATGAAAACTGTCGTAAAAATCATCAAAAAAATTGCTGAATCAAGAGAATAA
- a CDS encoding very short patch repair endonuclease, giving the protein MTRSQMMQAVHSENTKPEMTVRRALFKAGMRYRLHRRDLPGTPDIFVQKYGVAIFVNGCFWHQHGCKLTSRPKSNSAFWNDKFDRNIVRDIKTQHELSLLGYRVAIVWECSLRTDGVADAENMGAALTLERLIDFIKSDDETIEL; this is encoded by the coding sequence ATGACCCGCTCGCAGATGATGCAGGCGGTTCATTCTGAAAATACGAAGCCAGAAATGACGGTGCGAAGGGCTCTTTTTAAGGCGGGAATGCGTTATCGTCTCCACCGTCGGGATTTGCCTGGAACGCCGGATATTTTTGTACAAAAGTATGGGGTTGCAATTTTTGTGAACGGGTGTTTTTGGCACCAGCACGGTTGCAAGCTCACGAGCCGCCCGAAGTCGAATTCCGCGTTTTGGAACGACAAGTTCGACCGCAACATTGTGCGAGACATTAAGACGCAACATGAACTTTCGCTGTTGGGGTATCGCGTGGCGATTGTCTGGGAGTGTTCCTTGCGGACGGATGGCGTGGCCGATGCGGAAAATATGGGGGCTGCCCTCACGTTGGAGCGCTTAATTGATTTTATCAAGAGCGATGACGAGACGATTGAGCTATAA
- a CDS encoding nitroreductase family protein: MTLEEAVLARHSVRRYTSTPLTKEQVEELQSRIRRLNENFALHMQLVLNDDVAFSGRLAHYGSFRNVKNYIAIAGQKSVAGCEASLDERVGYVTADIVLLAQMIGLNTCVVGLTFKKAPTIEIDDGEKLELVIAIGNGETQGVQHPMKPVTRIAPDYDNAPDWFKKGIDYVMLAPSALNQFKAKFTVDEGGHVFAKPRLGYFSKVDLGIFKYFFEIGAGKEIFRRSMQTLRSSDTI, from the coding sequence ATGACACTTGAAGAAGCGGTTTTGGCACGACATTCTGTGCGTAGATACACTTCGACGCCGTTGACCAAGGAGCAGGTCGAAGAACTGCAGTCGCGGATCCGGCGGCTGAATGAAAATTTTGCACTCCACATGCAGCTTGTGCTAAATGACGATGTGGCGTTTAGCGGACGCTTGGCGCATTATGGCTCGTTTAGGAATGTGAAAAATTACATCGCAATCGCGGGGCAAAAGTCTGTGGCGGGCTGTGAAGCTTCGCTCGATGAACGCGTGGGGTATGTGACTGCCGATATTGTGCTTTTGGCGCAAATGATAGGGCTCAATACTTGCGTGGTCGGGCTTACGTTCAAGAAGGCTCCGACGATTGAAATTGACGATGGCGAAAAGCTGGAACTCGTGATTGCGATTGGCAATGGCGAAACTCAGGGTGTGCAGCACCCGATGAAGCCTGTGACGCGAATTGCGCCGGATTACGATAATGCTCCCGACTGGTTCAAGAAGGGGATCGACTATGTGATGCTTGCGCCGTCGGCACTGAACCAGTTCAAGGCGAAATTTACTGTTGACGAGGGCGGACACGTTTTTGCAAAGCCGCGTTTGGGCTATTTTAGCAAGGTCGATCTTGGAATTTTCAAGTATTTCTTTGAAATTGGGGCGGGCAAGGAAATTTTCCGCCGTTCCATGCAAACTTTGCGCAGTTCAGACACGATTTAG
- a CDS encoding RNA polymerase sigma factor: MKSLETLKKAGFAKIYEKYAPMVYRRCLQLLRDDAEASDLMQDVFLRIYSASERLDMDSPSSLLWNTATRLCLNRIRDKRRRGLDVDSSSLLLSIACAEDEHDDYETKNVLAKLFSKEPESSRTMAVLHFVDGMTLEETAREVGLSVSGVRKRLRGLQAKVKTLEVQ; the protein is encoded by the coding sequence GTGAAAAGCCTAGAAACCTTAAAAAAAGCAGGATTTGCAAAGATTTACGAGAAGTACGCGCCTATGGTCTATAGGCGCTGCCTGCAACTCCTTCGCGATGACGCTGAAGCTAGCGACCTTATGCAAGACGTTTTTTTGCGGATTTATTCAGCATCGGAACGCCTGGATATGGATTCGCCGAGCAGCCTTTTGTGGAATACGGCAACGAGACTTTGCCTTAACCGCATTCGTGACAAGCGCCGTCGTGGACTTGACGTAGATTCTTCGAGCCTGCTTTTGAGCATCGCTTGTGCCGAAGACGAGCATGACGATTACGAAACGAAAAATGTGCTGGCAAAGCTCTTTTCGAAGGAACCCGAATCTAGCCGCACAATGGCAGTCCTTCATTTTGTCGATGGAATGACGCTCGAAGAGACTGCCCGTGAAGTTGGACTCTCGGTAAGCGGTGTGCGCAAGCGTTTGCGCGGGTTACAGGCCAAAGTTAAAACTCTGGAGGTTCAGTGA
- a CDS encoding caspase family protein, whose amino-acid sequence MSGLSFALLFALLLLVSNANAATESGRINRYVVAVSANNGGAGRPVLRYAESDARSFAKVLKEMGGVLPQNVILVKEPSVVALQKEFANLDAKILQDKASNGRDEVLVYYSGHADEKGLRLGEETYAWKDLRNRIDALSADVKIAVIDACGSGAITRVKGGKAVPAFMVDQSSDMKGYAFITSSTQDESSQESDKLKGSFFTHSLVSGLRGAGDLSSDGKVTLSEAYQFAFNETLQKTETTLGGAQHPSRDMNLAGTGDVVMTDLRATSAGLDLDENVSGRLYIRDENDELVAELNKKLGRAMSLGLPAGNYTVKLQQKADYMGVSVALKNGKREKISIVDFKSVAAEQTVSRGDVGRNRNCSSGDSIACSLDSLDHNGKFRTTFNFVDVENNPRKGLQIGFFVARTEDYMLGSQVSLIANVAKREMHGLQATTIANVARDHFEGAQLSSVVNYAGSLDGVQLSTALNVTKDKSSGVQIGIVNVAVDTLDGVQVSSGVNYAKYTDFQITAGVNAAVSSSVQVVAGINYATNSDVQVAAGINAAHENDHVQVGVINYATTEKGRQWGIINICGECEKSPVGIINIVGNGVWNVTPYINEMGALGGSVHLGTAYFYTNLEWAAFFKKGHVFKDFEKFYEHGIGIGTQFGKYGSHWELEYTFFNVYNKFGTDKDDWKSGYHHRGRVGYTYQVLPGFGLSVGGSLNLTSVGYLNKLLLKPLGDYHDDFCSKKHRSRWWPGFYAGLTIGRF is encoded by the coding sequence TTGTCTGGTTTGTCTTTTGCGCTGCTTTTTGCGTTGCTCTTGTTGGTTTCAAATGCCAATGCGGCAACAGAATCAGGCCGTATCAATCGCTACGTTGTTGCCGTGAGTGCCAATAACGGTGGCGCTGGCCGCCCGGTGCTACGCTATGCGGAAAGCGATGCCCGCTCGTTTGCTAAAGTGCTCAAGGAAATGGGCGGCGTGTTGCCGCAGAACGTGATTCTCGTGAAGGAACCGTCTGTTGTTGCGCTGCAAAAGGAATTTGCAAATCTCGATGCAAAAATTTTGCAGGATAAAGCATCTAACGGTCGCGATGAAGTGCTCGTCTATTACAGCGGTCATGCCGATGAAAAGGGACTTCGCTTGGGCGAAGAAACTTACGCCTGGAAAGATTTGCGTAATCGCATTGATGCTCTCAGTGCCGATGTGAAAATTGCTGTGATTGATGCTTGCGGTTCTGGTGCGATTACCCGCGTGAAGGGCGGTAAGGCGGTGCCTGCATTTATGGTCGATCAGAGTAGCGATATGAAGGGCTATGCATTCATCACAAGCAGTACGCAAGATGAATCCAGCCAGGAAAGCGATAAGCTCAAGGGTTCGTTCTTTACGCACTCGCTTGTGAGCGGGCTCCGTGGCGCAGGCGACTTGAGTAGCGATGGAAAGGTGACTTTGTCCGAAGCCTACCAGTTTGCTTTCAATGAGACATTGCAAAAGACGGAAACGACGCTGGGTGGCGCACAGCATCCGAGCCGCGACATGAACCTTGCCGGTACGGGTGACGTGGTGATGACGGATTTGCGTGCAACAAGTGCAGGCCTTGATCTGGACGAAAATGTTTCCGGCCGTTTGTACATCCGTGATGAAAATGACGAACTTGTCGCTGAACTCAATAAAAAGCTTGGACGCGCGATGAGTCTTGGACTCCCGGCAGGCAATTATACAGTGAAACTTCAGCAGAAGGCTGATTACATGGGCGTTTCGGTGGCGCTTAAAAATGGCAAACGTGAAAAGATATCGATTGTCGATTTTAAGAGTGTTGCTGCTGAACAGACTGTTTCTCGTGGCGATGTTGGCCGTAATAGAAATTGCTCCAGTGGGGATTCTATTGCCTGCTCGCTTGATTCTTTGGATCATAATGGAAAATTCCGTACGACATTTAATTTTGTTGATGTTGAAAATAATCCGCGTAAGGGATTGCAGATTGGCTTTTTTGTAGCTCGTACTGAAGATTATATGTTGGGTTCGCAGGTGAGCTTGATTGCCAATGTTGCCAAAAGGGAAATGCATGGCTTGCAGGCAACAACGATTGCTAATGTGGCGAGGGACCATTTCGAAGGTGCTCAGCTTTCTTCTGTGGTTAACTATGCGGGTTCTTTAGATGGCGTTCAGCTAAGCACTGCTTTGAATGTCACGAAGGATAAATCCTCTGGTGTGCAGATCGGTATTGTGAACGTCGCGGTTGACACTCTTGATGGTGTGCAGGTTTCTTCAGGCGTGAACTATGCGAAGTATACGGATTTTCAGATCACGGCCGGTGTGAATGCTGCTGTTTCTTCAAGTGTCCAGGTTGTTGCTGGTATTAACTACGCGACAAATTCTGATGTCCAAGTGGCAGCTGGCATTAATGCAGCTCATGAGAACGATCACGTCCAGGTGGGTGTTATCAACTATGCGACAACGGAAAAAGGTCGCCAGTGGGGTATTATCAATATTTGCGGCGAATGCGAAAAGTCTCCGGTCGGCATTATAAACATTGTCGGAAACGGTGTGTGGAACGTAACTCCTTACATCAACGAAATGGGTGCACTTGGTGGATCTGTCCATTTGGGTACGGCTTATTTCTATACGAATCTTGAATGGGCTGCATTCTTCAAAAAAGGACATGTCTTTAAGGATTTTGAAAAGTTCTATGAACATGGTATTGGTATCGGTACCCAGTTTGGAAAGTACGGAAGTCACTGGGAACTTGAATACACGTTCTTCAATGTTTACAATAAATTCGGAACAGATAAGGATGACTGGAAATCTGGATACCATCACCGTGGACGCGTAGGTTACACGTACCAGGTTCTCCCGGGCTTTGGCCTTTCTGTGGGTGGATCGCTGAACTTGACGAGTGTCGGCTATTTGAATAAGCTTTTGCTCAAGCCTCTTGGCGATTATCATGACGATTTCTGTAGTAAAAAACATAGATCTCGTTGGTGGCCTGGATTTTATGCAGGACTCACGATCGGCAGATTCTAA
- a CDS encoding TonB-dependent siderophore receptor encodes MFRIFVFVLMAVAFAAAHDSIVFNGIVQDDSFESGEKLNVEILETGEALQTTVGTPFSVVLPADTLWNVCVTNSDTAGAAKEKCYELLYFGNDSTFSKTLGPDAVTVDESNVPAQASDSVILSEAQAESKDPVKSSSDSSDVDVEKLLASGSANSKVTELKKVVVQLRRRPKRKPGESVVSAKSIKRMPGLAEADVIKSIQALPGVVASSDFSSKIYVRGGAADQNLFLFDNAVVYSPVHFFGLFSTFLVEGIDDVQFYKSGFPAQYGNRLSSVLKMDGRAGGQDSVEEWFSKSSIKVSTFAAQLHTEGHKGPARWVLAGRTTYIGYVLDLCNAIGLLDLDLDYEFTDLQGTFMYDFSKDTRMKLSFYIGKDRLEFDPLYMDWGNIAIPLGFYHRINGNWDYNATLAYSKFYQTMKVSDLMSIEMLLYTFAGKQWLNYRGIENHTITLGYELEYDYERYQEAMASISVADIEKPFHHVAYVQDAWKISPDYLLQYGLRFNYQTASKHFGVEPRASLNITLDDTKSLELYGGYYLQYMNSIVYTDQETLNEFYYPATTTTDGKHIKPASSWLLAAEYSHRDLFDGYDFTAGVYYKTQNNLNTFAMKQDSSDGSSSKKLVLADNFGTADGYSFGYELSLRKDKGWWFGGINWSQSISAARSNDGTKAYYPSWHQPYALKMDLGINWKGDEDALWKHKKKGRYLRSSLALKYSSGMPISEYKGYYLQQEIGTQRYSDDIVVLPGSRNAGRQTDYFRIDLKAIDMGREGKWNFSWTIINLTNHDNMFYTFYDTRKTPPKKTEITQFPFLPIMLNYEYYF; translated from the coding sequence ATGTTTAGGATTTTTGTCTTTGTCTTGATGGCTGTAGCGTTTGCTGCTGCACACGATAGTATTGTCTTTAACGGAATTGTTCAGGATGATTCGTTTGAATCTGGTGAAAAGCTGAATGTCGAAATTCTCGAAACGGGCGAAGCTTTGCAGACGACCGTGGGGACTCCTTTTAGCGTGGTTCTCCCTGCCGATACGCTTTGGAATGTGTGCGTCACGAACTCCGATACGGCAGGGGCTGCAAAGGAAAAGTGCTATGAACTTTTGTATTTCGGAAACGATAGCACTTTCAGCAAGACGCTTGGCCCCGACGCTGTCACAGTTGACGAGTCTAATGTGCCTGCGCAAGCGTCTGATAGTGTCATCCTGAGCGAAGCGCAAGCGGAGTCGAAGGATCCAGTGAAGTCTTCGTCGGATTCCTCCGACGTTGATGTTGAAAAGCTTCTCGCTTCGGGTAGCGCAAATTCCAAAGTGACCGAACTCAAGAAAGTCGTGGTGCAGCTGCGTCGCCGCCCCAAGCGTAAGCCGGGTGAATCCGTGGTGAGCGCTAAATCCATCAAGCGTATGCCGGGCCTTGCCGAAGCGGATGTCATCAAGAGCATCCAGGCGCTTCCGGGCGTTGTTGCGAGTTCCGATTTCAGCTCCAAGATTTATGTGCGCGGTGGCGCTGCCGACCAGAACCTATTCCTGTTTGACAATGCGGTCGTCTATTCGCCGGTGCATTTCTTTGGGCTTTTCAGCACATTCCTCGTCGAAGGCATTGACGATGTGCAGTTCTACAAGAGCGGATTCCCGGCGCAGTACGGCAATCGCTTGAGCTCCGTGCTCAAGATGGATGGACGTGCGGGCGGTCAGGATTCCGTGGAAGAATGGTTCAGCAAGTCGAGCATCAAGGTCAGTACATTTGCGGCACAGCTCCATACCGAAGGCCATAAGGGACCTGCGCGTTGGGTGCTTGCGGGACGTACGACTTACATTGGCTATGTCCTTGATTTGTGCAATGCGATTGGGCTTTTGGACCTCGATCTCGATTACGAATTTACGGACTTGCAGGGAACCTTCATGTACGACTTTTCTAAAGATACGCGCATGAAACTCAGCTTCTATATCGGCAAGGACCGCTTGGAATTTGACCCGCTTTATATGGACTGGGGAAACATCGCTATCCCGCTTGGATTCTACCACCGCATCAATGGCAACTGGGACTACAATGCGACTCTTGCTTACAGCAAGTTCTACCAGACGATGAAGGTGAGCGACCTTATGTCAATTGAAATGCTCCTTTATACATTTGCTGGTAAGCAGTGGCTTAATTACCGTGGTATCGAAAACCATACGATAACTTTGGGCTACGAACTGGAATATGACTATGAACGGTATCAGGAGGCGATGGCCTCGATCTCGGTTGCTGATATTGAAAAGCCGTTCCATCATGTGGCTTACGTGCAGGATGCCTGGAAGATTTCGCCAGATTACTTGCTGCAATACGGTTTGCGATTCAATTACCAGACGGCATCAAAGCACTTTGGTGTAGAACCGCGAGCTTCGCTGAACATCACTCTTGACGATACGAAGTCGTTGGAACTTTATGGCGGTTACTATTTGCAGTATATGAATTCGATTGTGTATACCGACCAGGAAACGCTAAACGAATTCTATTACCCGGCAACGACAACGACGGATGGCAAACATATCAAGCCGGCTTCTTCATGGCTGCTTGCGGCGGAGTATAGCCATCGCGATCTGTTTGACGGTTACGATTTTACGGCCGGAGTTTATTACAAGACGCAGAATAACTTGAATACATTTGCGATGAAACAGGATAGTAGTGATGGATCGTCTTCTAAAAAACTAGTGCTCGCCGACAATTTTGGAACGGCTGATGGATATTCCTTTGGTTACGAACTTTCGCTCCGTAAAGATAAAGGTTGGTGGTTCGGTGGAATCAACTGGAGCCAGAGTATCAGCGCCGCGCGCTCCAATGACGGGACCAAGGCGTATTATCCGAGTTGGCATCAACCGTATGCGCTAAAGATGGATTTGGGCATCAACTGGAAAGGCGATGAAGACGCCCTCTGGAAGCATAAGAAAAAAGGCCGTTATTTGCGCTCTTCCTTGGCGCTCAAGTATTCGTCGGGAATGCCGATTAGCGAATACAAGGGATATTACCTGCAACAGGAAATCGGGACGCAAAGATATTCAGACGATATCGTTGTGCTTCCGGGAAGCCGCAATGCTGGCCGCCAGACGGACTATTTCAGGATTGACTTGAAGGCAATTGACATGGGGCGCGAAGGCAAGTGGAATTTTAGCTGGACCATTATCAACTTGACGAATCACGACAACATGTTCTACACATTCTACGATACGCGCAAGACTCCGCCGAAGAAAACAGAAATTACTCAGTTCCCCTTTTTACCGATTATGTTGAATTATGAATACTACTTTTAG
- a CDS encoding DUF3450 family protein, whose translation MKRLNILPFAVLVFSLSGLAFADYESEIRDLKMQKEKLNFEIQNLNTRIASTDSMLRADVSHRQLLEQRYKADVERRNLEIDSLNAKIKKVAASLQQERNKQARAKNKSDNVAAKRRALRGELAKICKQLEVQIAQTLPWERDKRLDRAKSLTREIESGNVTEEEAFSRMKSLVNEEIKFGDEVSVVNSPLTRKNGEIVNATILRIGNQWMVYVDENGASYGRLERKLENDKVVYEWNEELNLEERAAVKLAIDVKQAKKPPQIVNLPVSLSVVGGVR comes from the coding sequence ATGAAACGATTGAATATATTGCCTTTTGCGGTCCTTGTTTTCTCGCTTTCGGGTCTAGCCTTTGCTGACTACGAGTCCGAAATTCGCGACCTGAAAATGCAAAAGGAAAAGCTGAATTTTGAAATTCAAAACTTGAATACTCGAATTGCATCGACGGATTCGATGCTCCGTGCAGACGTGTCCCACCGCCAGTTGCTTGAACAGCGCTACAAGGCCGATGTGGAACGACGCAATCTGGAAATCGACAGCCTGAACGCGAAAATCAAGAAGGTGGCTGCAAGCCTCCAGCAGGAGCGCAACAAACAGGCTCGCGCAAAGAACAAGAGCGATAACGTGGCCGCCAAACGCCGTGCCTTGCGCGGTGAACTTGCCAAAATTTGCAAACAGCTCGAAGTCCAAATTGCGCAGACGCTCCCGTGGGAACGCGACAAGCGCCTTGACCGTGCTAAATCCTTGACGCGCGAAATCGAAAGCGGGAACGTGACCGAAGAAGAAGCTTTTTCTCGCATGAAATCGCTCGTGAATGAAGAAATCAAGTTCGGTGATGAAGTTTCCGTGGTCAATAGCCCGCTCACTCGCAAGAATGGCGAAATTGTAAACGCGACGATTCTCCGCATAGGGAACCAGTGGATGGTCTATGTCGATGAAAACGGAGCCTCTTACGGTCGCCTGGAACGTAAGCTGGAAAACGATAAAGTTGTTTACGAATGGAACGAAGAATTGAATCTGGAAGAACGCGCTGCTGTGAAACTTGCTATTGACGTGAAACAGGCGAAAAAGCCGCCTCAGATTGTGAATTTGCCTGTAAGTTTGTCTGTTGTGGGAGGCGTGAGATGA